Proteins encoded in a region of the Mycolicibacterium duvalii genome:
- a CDS encoding glycosyltransferase family 4 protein — protein MKVALDHRIFSMQRYGGISRYFFELTSRLSSNEVADVSIVSPLYINNYLKSEPPYSFVRGRYVPYDFAGVRHMVGLANRFAAPFAWSNMDADIVHETYFTMLPVGKGGRRVVTVYDMIHELFAPKVKRLRMGITKRAAIDRADHIICISETTRRDLIRLYEIDPARTSVVHLGYSLTSASGGAEVQRTKNRPSLLYVGNRGGYKNFRTLLAAFSKSQLLREFELVAFGGPPFAASEHKEIERLGLTGRVRYKSGSDAALAECYRTAVAFVYPSMYEGFGIPPLEAMSHGCPVVCSNAGAIPEVVSDAGVYFDPENAEELCGTLERVAADDGLQTDLRARGYERTTAFSWARCAEDTARIYRKIV, from the coding sequence TTGAAAGTCGCACTCGATCATCGGATATTTTCCATGCAGCGATATGGAGGCATCTCGCGGTATTTTTTTGAACTGACGAGCCGACTATCAAGTAACGAAGTGGCGGACGTTTCCATTGTATCCCCCCTCTACATCAACAATTATTTGAAATCTGAACCTCCGTACTCTTTCGTGCGCGGTCGGTACGTCCCATATGACTTCGCGGGCGTTCGACATATGGTGGGCCTTGCGAATCGATTCGCAGCGCCTTTCGCTTGGTCGAATATGGACGCAGATATTGTTCACGAGACATACTTCACAATGCTGCCCGTAGGCAAGGGTGGACGGCGGGTCGTGACGGTGTACGACATGATTCATGAGCTTTTTGCACCTAAGGTGAAACGTCTGCGCATGGGCATCACGAAGCGTGCTGCTATTGATCGGGCCGACCACATTATCTGCATATCGGAGACGACGAGGCGCGACCTAATTCGTCTCTACGAGATCGATCCGGCACGAACAAGTGTTGTACATCTCGGCTACTCACTAACTTCTGCAAGTGGTGGTGCAGAAGTGCAGCGAACCAAAAATAGGCCTTCACTCCTATATGTGGGCAACCGAGGAGGCTACAAAAATTTCCGCACGCTATTAGCGGCGTTCAGCAAGTCGCAGTTGTTACGCGAATTTGAACTGGTAGCATTTGGCGGTCCGCCCTTCGCCGCCTCCGAGCATAAAGAGATTGAACGACTGGGTCTGACTGGAAGAGTTCGGTACAAGTCAGGGTCTGATGCGGCGTTGGCGGAATGTTATCGGACGGCTGTCGCATTTGTATATCCGTCGATGTACGAGGGCTTCGGGATCCCGCCTCTTGAAGCGATGAGCCACGGATGCCCGGTGGTTTGCAGCAACGCGGGCGCAATTCCAGAAGTGGTGAGTGACGCGGGAGTGTATTTTGATCCCGAGAATGCCGAGGAATTATGCGGGACCCTGGAGCGAGTCGCAGCAGATGATGGATTACAGACGGATTTGCGTGCCCGCGGATATGAGCGAACTACCGCATTCTCCTGGGCCCGATGCGCCGAGGACACCGCGCGGATCTACCGCAAGATAGTTTGA
- a CDS encoding GDP-mannose 4,6-dehydratase: MKALICGISGQDGAYLARLLLDKGYEVFGTSRDTQVGRFTNLSRLGILPHVRLESMATNDFRSVLNVLRRTDPQEVYNLAGQSSVGLSFEQPVETLESMALGTVNLLEAIRFLERPIRFYSAGSSECFGDTGGYAANERTAFHPRSPYAVAKSTAHWLVANYREAYGLHASTGILFNHESPLRPERFVTKKIVKAAVRIAAGDRTNLTLGNIQIKRDWGWAPEYVDAMWRMLQQPTGSDFVIATGESNTLESFVEAAFACVGLDWREHTELSEMLMRPSDLNQGLGDPSRAREILGWAPTYRMKEVVEAMVDAERIESADL, translated from the coding sequence ATGAAGGCGCTCATCTGCGGCATTTCAGGCCAGGACGGCGCTTACTTGGCGCGTCTGCTGCTCGACAAAGGGTATGAGGTATTTGGGACTTCCCGTGACACCCAGGTTGGCCGATTCACAAATCTGTCTCGGCTAGGAATACTTCCGCACGTTCGTCTGGAGTCTATGGCGACAAATGATTTCCGTAGCGTGCTGAACGTCCTACGCCGAACAGATCCTCAAGAGGTCTATAATCTGGCGGGGCAAAGCTCGGTCGGTCTGTCATTTGAGCAGCCGGTCGAAACCCTCGAAAGTATGGCTTTGGGAACGGTCAACTTGCTTGAAGCTATACGCTTCCTAGAGAGACCGATTCGCTTCTATAGCGCTGGCTCGAGTGAATGTTTCGGCGACACTGGAGGATATGCGGCCAACGAACGAACGGCTTTCCATCCGCGAAGTCCATACGCCGTAGCGAAGAGTACGGCACACTGGCTCGTCGCGAATTATCGTGAAGCATACGGGTTGCACGCGAGCACCGGCATTCTCTTCAATCACGAATCGCCATTGCGTCCTGAGCGTTTTGTGACGAAGAAGATCGTCAAGGCAGCGGTTCGAATTGCCGCCGGTGATCGCACGAACCTCACGCTGGGCAACATTCAGATCAAACGAGACTGGGGATGGGCTCCCGAATATGTAGACGCGATGTGGCGAATGTTGCAACAACCCACCGGCTCCGACTTCGTCATCGCAACAGGGGAGAGCAACACACTTGAGTCGTTCGTGGAGGCGGCTTTCGCGTGTGTGGGACTCGATTGGCGTGAGCACACCGAGCTTTCAGAGATGTTGATGCGACCCTCTGACCTGAATCAAGGACTCGGTGATCCATCCAGGGCCCGCGAGATTCTTGGTTGGGCACCGACCTACCGGATGAAGGAGGTAGTTGAGGCGATGGTGGACGCTGAGCGCATCGAGTCTGCAGACCTTTGA
- the istB gene encoding IS21-like element helper ATPase IstB translates to MSRDVGAELAFLTRALKAPSLADAIPRLAERARAETWTHEEFLAACLQREVAAREAHGGEGRIRAARFPARKALEEFDFDYQRSLRREQIAHLGTLDFIAAKQNVIFLGPPGTGKTHLSIGLGIRACQAGHRVAFATAAQWVDRLAAAHHGDRLQEELIKLGRIPLLIIDEVGYIPFEAEAANLFFQLISARYERASLIVTSNKPFGRWGEVFGDDVVAAAMIDRLVHHADVLSMKGDSYRLKDRDLGRVPAATTTKQT, encoded by the coding sequence ATGAGCCGCGATGTCGGCGCGGAGTTGGCGTTCTTGACCCGTGCCCTCAAGGCGCCCTCGCTGGCTGATGCGATTCCCAGATTGGCCGAGCGGGCCCGCGCTGAGACCTGGACACACGAGGAGTTCTTGGCCGCGTGCCTGCAGCGCGAGGTCGCCGCCCGCGAGGCTCACGGCGGTGAGGGCCGCATCCGGGCAGCACGATTCCCGGCACGAAAGGCATTGGAAGAGTTCGACTTCGACTATCAACGCTCGCTCAGACGCGAGCAGATCGCCCACCTGGGCACATTGGACTTCATCGCCGCTAAGCAAAACGTCATCTTCCTCGGGCCACCGGGCACGGGAAAAACCCACCTCTCCATCGGGTTGGGCATCCGGGCATGCCAGGCCGGCCACCGCGTCGCGTTCGCCACCGCAGCCCAATGGGTCGACCGCCTCGCCGCTGCCCACCACGGTGACCGACTCCAAGAGGAACTGATCAAACTTGGTCGCATCCCACTGCTGATCATCGACGAAGTCGGCTACATCCCCTTCGAGGCCGAGGCGGCCAATCTGTTCTTCCAACTCATCTCCGCCCGCTACGAGCGGGCCAGTCTGATCGTCACCTCCAACAAGCCCTTCGGCCGATGGGGCGAAGTCTTCGGAGACGACGTTGTGGCCGCCGCCATGATCGACCGCCTCGTTCACCACGCCGACGTTCTCTCCATGAAAGGAGACAGCTACCGACTCAAAGACCGAGACCTCGGCCGCGTCCCCGCGGCCACAACCACCAAACAAACCTAG
- the istA gene encoding IS21 family transposase: MMSVEDWAEIRRLHRSEGMPIKVIARVLGVGRNTVRRALAAEGPPKYQRARTGSKVDAVEPQIRELLQAYPRMPATVIAERIGWAYGITILKDRIRELRPLYLPPDPSGRTQYLAGELAQCDLWFPPVDVPLGHGQTGRPPVLVMVTGYSRMITAMMLPSRQSPDLLCGHWELLRGWGVVPRALVWDNESAIGKWRAGKPELTTAMNGFRGMLGIKVVLCRPADPEAKGLVERANGYLETSFLPGRSFSSPADFNEQLATWLVVANARTHRSLGCRPTDRWAADSAAMVALPPAPPAVGWTTTVRLGRDHYVRLDANDYSVHPSVIGRKVTVTADLHTVLIHCDAVLVGEHQRCWASHQTISDPTHVTAAARLRTQRWLATATPPDDSGVDYRDLADYDRLLGLDGEVAS, translated from the coding sequence GTGATGTCAGTGGAGGATTGGGCTGAGATCCGCCGGTTGCACCGGTCGGAGGGGATGCCGATCAAGGTGATCGCCCGGGTGCTGGGTGTGGGCCGCAATACCGTGCGGCGGGCGCTGGCGGCAGAGGGGCCGCCGAAGTATCAACGGGCGAGGACGGGCTCGAAGGTCGACGCGGTCGAGCCACAGATCCGGGAGCTGTTGCAGGCGTATCCGCGGATGCCGGCAACGGTGATCGCCGAGCGGATCGGCTGGGCGTACGGGATCACGATTCTCAAGGACCGGATCCGGGAGCTGCGTCCGCTGTATCTGCCACCGGATCCGTCGGGACGCACGCAGTATCTGGCCGGGGAGCTGGCCCAGTGTGATCTGTGGTTCCCACCGGTAGACGTGCCCTTGGGGCATGGCCAGACCGGTCGGCCTCCGGTGTTGGTGATGGTCACGGGGTACTCGCGGATGATCACCGCGATGATGCTGCCGAGCCGCCAGTCCCCGGATCTGTTGTGCGGCCATTGGGAACTGCTGCGTGGATGGGGTGTGGTTCCTCGGGCTTTGGTGTGGGACAACGAATCTGCAATCGGTAAGTGGCGGGCCGGTAAGCCGGAGCTGACCACGGCGATGAACGGCTTCCGCGGGATGCTGGGCATCAAGGTGGTGCTGTGCCGGCCTGCGGATCCCGAGGCCAAGGGTCTGGTCGAGCGGGCCAACGGGTACCTGGAGACCTCGTTTCTGCCGGGTCGGTCGTTCAGCTCACCCGCCGACTTCAACGAACAACTAGCCACGTGGTTAGTTGTCGCCAACGCGCGGACCCATCGCAGTCTGGGATGCCGGCCAACCGATCGCTGGGCCGCCGACTCGGCAGCGATGGTGGCGCTGCCACCTGCACCGCCGGCGGTCGGCTGGACGACCACGGTGCGGCTGGGCAGGGACCACTACGTGCGGTTGGACGCCAACGACTACTCGGTGCATCCCTCGGTGATCGGCCGCAAGGTTACCGTCACCGCCGACCTGCACACGGTGCTCATCCATTGCGACGCGGTCCTCGTCGGCGAGCACCAGCGTTGTTGGGCATCGCACCAAACGATCAGCGATCCCACCCACGTCACCGCCGCGGCACGGTTGCGCACTCAGCGCTGGCTGGCCACCGCAACACCGCCCGATGACAGCGGAGTGGATTATCGGGACCTGGCCGATTACGACCGCCTCCTCGGTCTCGACGGCGAGGTCGCGTCGTGA
- a CDS encoding tyrosine-type recombinase/integrase: protein MPDQPLLPIRTGRRLSADAVERLVGLQAVAAARTCPTIRAAELHPNLLRHTCTMSLLQAGIDSAVMALWLGHADIRSTGIHLPTDHRCHHQAGGTRCDDLAADQPRLLTPRDKLLTFLEGL, encoded by the coding sequence GTGCCTGATCAGCCGTTGCTTCCTATCCGGACCGGGCGCCGGCTCAGCGCCGACGCAGTCGAACGGCTCGTTGGACTTCAAGCGGTTGCGGCTGCGCGAACATGTCCCACGATCCGAGCGGCTGAACTGCACCCGAATTTGCTGCGGCACACCTGCACAATGTCGTTGCTGCAAGCCGGAATCGACAGTGCGGTCATGGCTTTGTGGCTCGGTCACGCCGACATCCGTTCAACCGGCATCCACCTACCCACCGACCACCGATGTCACCATCAAGCAGGGGGCACTCGATGCGATGACCTCGCCGCCGACCAACCCCGGCTGCTAACGCCGCGTGACAAGCTGCTCACCTTCCTCGAAGGCCTTTAA
- a CDS encoding sulfotransferase domain-containing protein — protein MRSAPELVRATRRVMILRKTGWPVYKFYRAMTASGVCRPILINSIPKAGTHLVSSVLNRVPGVKFSGQFIVHDHFASTQRLEGQMPLYNQRDLSRAIRKVPPGTFANCHLFFDEFTENIVSSADVSPVFIVRDPRDIVVSQLHYIEAFKGHHSHRHLTSTYSTRSERLDSLIFGWKTSDSVRGLADIGTRLRSFKGWPNAIPTFKFEEFAQASSRENLEAALFRLLQAVGLEERCDIETAMRGIGDKWSPTLNTAAAGRWREVLTPRQSAAIADLASDYLAEYGYESS, from the coding sequence ATGAGGAGTGCTCCTGAGCTCGTGCGCGCCACGCGCCGAGTGATGATATTAAGGAAGACGGGCTGGCCTGTATACAAATTTTACCGCGCCATGACCGCCTCAGGGGTCTGTCGGCCCATACTGATAAATAGCATCCCAAAGGCTGGTACACATTTAGTTTCAAGTGTGCTAAATAGGGTTCCCGGAGTAAAGTTTTCAGGGCAGTTTATTGTCCATGACCATTTCGCGTCGACCCAAAGGCTTGAAGGGCAAATGCCCCTATATAATCAGCGCGATCTATCGCGTGCTATCCGAAAAGTTCCTCCGGGAACATTTGCAAATTGTCATTTATTCTTCGATGAATTCACTGAAAATATTGTTTCTTCTGCGGATGTGTCGCCGGTATTCATTGTGCGCGATCCGCGCGATATCGTCGTTTCGCAGTTGCACTATATCGAGGCATTCAAAGGTCACCATTCCCACCGTCACTTGACGTCTACGTATAGCACCCGGTCCGAACGTCTAGATTCTCTAATTTTTGGTTGGAAAACAAGCGACTCAGTTAGAGGGCTAGCGGATATCGGTACGCGTCTCCGATCGTTTAAGGGTTGGCCCAACGCCATTCCAACATTTAAGTTCGAAGAGTTTGCGCAAGCGTCAAGTCGAGAGAACCTGGAAGCTGCGCTGTTTCGCCTCCTGCAGGCCGTGGGATTGGAAGAGCGCTGCGACATCGAAACTGCGATGCGGGGCATCGGCGACAAGTGGAGTCCTACCCTCAACACGGCTGCCGCAGGCCGCTGGAGAGAGGTGCTAACGCCTAGGCAATCAGCTGCAATAGCGGACCTGGCTTCGGACTATCTTGCTGAGTACGGCTATGAGTCCAGCTAG
- a CDS encoding NAD-dependent epimerase/dehydratase family protein: MKFFITGAAGFIGFHLAARLLNDGHSVAGYDGMTSYYDVKLKKARLAKLQEFENFEFTAAMLEDRSALALAYTEFEPHIVIHLAAQAGVRYALEAPDAYVGSNMIGTFNLLEVVRQGMPEHLLFASTSSVYGGNEKMPFSEIDRTDFPVSLYAATKKSGEAMCHTYAHIFRIPTTVFRFFTVYGPWGRPDMALFKFVRAINRDEPIEVYGHGQMARDFTYIDDLIDAIVALSGLTPGDKRAASSDSLSPVAPFRTVNIAGGTPVELMEFITAVESAMGRTAKKVLRGMQPGDVVETHADPTLLREMIGQVPSTPIAEGVLRFVRWYRDYYLE, translated from the coding sequence GTGAAATTCTTCATTACCGGGGCGGCGGGCTTCATTGGTTTTCACCTAGCGGCACGACTGCTTAATGATGGCCATTCCGTTGCAGGCTATGACGGAATGACCTCATACTATGATGTCAAACTAAAGAAGGCGCGGTTAGCGAAGCTTCAGGAATTTGAGAATTTCGAGTTTACGGCTGCCATGCTGGAAGACCGATCCGCATTGGCGCTAGCGTACACCGAGTTCGAACCACACATAGTTATACATTTGGCGGCGCAAGCGGGAGTCCGCTATGCGCTGGAGGCCCCTGACGCCTACGTAGGTTCGAATATGATTGGAACCTTCAACCTGCTGGAAGTTGTCCGCCAAGGGATGCCCGAGCATCTATTGTTTGCGTCGACGAGTTCTGTATACGGCGGGAACGAAAAGATGCCATTCAGCGAGATCGACCGCACCGACTTTCCCGTATCGCTATACGCCGCAACAAAAAAGTCCGGTGAAGCGATGTGCCACACGTATGCACACATATTCAGAATACCGACGACTGTTTTTCGGTTCTTTACTGTGTATGGCCCATGGGGGCGTCCGGACATGGCGCTGTTCAAGTTTGTTAGAGCTATCAACCGCGACGAACCGATTGAAGTTTACGGCCATGGACAGATGGCGAGAGACTTCACTTATATCGATGATCTCATCGATGCCATCGTTGCGCTAAGTGGGCTAACGCCCGGCGATAAGCGGGCTGCTAGTAGTGATTCTTTGAGTCCGGTCGCACCTTTCCGTACGGTAAATATCGCGGGCGGGACCCCTGTGGAGCTAATGGAGTTTATAACGGCGGTTGAGAGCGCGATGGGCCGGACCGCTAAAAAAGTTCTGCGCGGTATGCAACCAGGCGATGTTGTGGAGACTCACGCTGACCCCACCTTACTACGCGAGATGATCGGTCAAGTGCCCTCGACGCCAATAGCCGAGGGCGTCTTACGCTTCGTTAGATGGTACCGCGACTACTACTTAGAGTGA
- the istA gene encoding IS21 family transposase, whose amino-acid sequence MISLEDWALIRHLHRSEGLSQRAIARQLGIARDTVASALASDGPPKYQRASMPSAINEVEPRIRALLTAYPRMPATVIAERVGWSGSISWFRERVRAVRPEYLPADPVDRLEHPPGRVIQCDLWFPAPKIAVGFGQEMMLPVLVMVAAFSRFIAAVMLPSRQTMDLVAGMWQLLAQNFTAVPHELWWDNEAGIGRRGRLTEPVTALVGTLGARLVQLKPYDPESKGMVERANRYLETSFLPGRSFTSPHDFNEQLRQWLPTANSRRVRVLDGRPIDFLEADRAQMLALPPVPPMVESVSSVRLGRDYYVRVAGNDYSVDPGAIGQLVEVSTTLAQVRVTRSGRLLAAHDRCWAARQSLTDPAHVQAAAALRQQFQTGPPPAAGDHLVRDLADYDRAFGVDFTTATVPSDGEVA is encoded by the coding sequence GTGATCTCCTTGGAAGACTGGGCCTTGATCCGGCATCTTCACCGCAGCGAGGGTTTGTCGCAGCGGGCTATCGCGAGGCAGCTGGGCATTGCGCGGGATACGGTGGCCAGCGCGCTGGCCAGCGACGGTCCACCGAAGTACCAGCGAGCCTCGATGCCGTCGGCGATCAACGAGGTGGAGCCGCGGATCCGGGCGTTGTTGACGGCGTACCCGCGGATGCCGGCGACGGTGATCGCCGAGCGGGTCGGCTGGAGCGGCTCGATCTCCTGGTTCCGTGAGCGAGTCCGGGCGGTCCGCCCGGAGTACCTTCCCGCCGATCCGGTCGATCGGCTCGAGCATCCGCCGGGTCGGGTGATCCAGTGCGATCTGTGGTTCCCTGCGCCCAAGATTGCGGTCGGTTTCGGCCAGGAGATGATGCTGCCGGTGCTGGTGATGGTCGCCGCGTTCTCCCGGTTCATCGCCGCAGTGATGCTGCCCTCCCGCCAGACCATGGATCTGGTGGCCGGCATGTGGCAGCTGCTGGCGCAGAACTTCACCGCGGTGCCCCACGAACTGTGGTGGGACAACGAGGCCGGGATCGGACGTCGCGGCCGGCTGACCGAGCCAGTCACCGCCCTGGTGGGCACGCTGGGCGCTCGGCTGGTGCAGCTCAAGCCCTATGACCCCGAATCCAAGGGGATGGTGGAGCGAGCCAACCGATATCTGGAAACTTCGTTCCTACCTGGGCGCAGCTTTACCTCCCCCCACGACTTCAATGAACAACTCAGGCAGTGGCTGCCGACGGCCAACAGTCGTCGGGTGCGGGTCCTCGACGGTCGGCCGATCGACTTCCTGGAGGCCGATCGGGCCCAAATGCTGGCGCTGCCGCCGGTGCCGCCGATGGTGGAGTCGGTGAGCTCGGTGCGGCTGGGACGCGACTATTACGTGCGGGTGGCTGGCAACGACTACTCCGTGGACCCAGGTGCGATCGGCCAACTCGTCGAGGTGAGCACCACCCTGGCCCAGGTGAGGGTGACCCGGTCAGGACGCCTGCTGGCGGCTCATGACCGCTGTTGGGCGGCGCGACAATCCCTGACTGATCCGGCCCACGTGCAGGCTGCCGCGGCGTTGCGTCAGCAGTTTCAAACCGGTCCGCCACCGGCGGCAGGTGATCATCTGGTCCGCGACCTGGCCGACTACGACCGCGCGTTCGGTGTCGACTTCACCACGGCCACAGTCCCTTCCGATGGTGAGGTGGCATGA
- the istB gene encoding IS21-like element helper ATPase IstB: MAEDPLKAVLHYAQALKAPRIRDSAARLAEQARDANWTHEEYLAAVLSREVSAREASGAATRIRSAGFPTRKSLEDFNFDHQPALNRDMIAHLGTGAFLAKASNVVLLGPPGTGKTHLAIGLAIKAAQTGHRIAFATAVDWVARLKSAHNAGRLPAELAKLRRISLLVVDEVGYIPFEQDAANLFFQLVSSRYEHASLILTSNLPFARWGDVFGDQVVAAAMIDRIVHHADVLTLKGSSYRLKDTGIDTLPSARADNTAQ, from the coding sequence ATGGCTGAAGATCCCCTCAAGGCTGTCCTGCACTACGCGCAAGCGCTCAAGGCGCCGCGCATCCGTGACTCCGCCGCCCGACTGGCCGAGCAAGCCCGCGACGCCAACTGGACCCATGAGGAGTACTTGGCGGCAGTGCTGTCACGGGAGGTCTCGGCCCGCGAAGCCTCCGGTGCAGCTACCCGAATCCGCTCGGCCGGGTTCCCGACCCGCAAGTCGTTGGAGGACTTCAACTTCGATCATCAACCCGCGCTGAACCGGGACATGATCGCCCACCTGGGTACCGGCGCCTTCTTGGCCAAGGCATCCAACGTGGTTCTCCTCGGGCCGCCTGGCACCGGCAAGACTCACCTCGCGATCGGATTGGCCATCAAGGCCGCCCAAACCGGGCACCGCATCGCGTTCGCCACCGCCGTGGACTGGGTCGCCCGCCTCAAGTCTGCTCACAACGCCGGGCGCCTGCCCGCCGAGCTGGCCAAGCTGCGCCGCATCAGTCTGCTCGTCGTCGACGAGGTCGGCTACATCCCCTTCGAGCAGGACGCCGCCAATCTGTTCTTCCAGCTGGTCTCCAGCCGCTATGAACACGCCTCACTGATCCTGACCTCGAACCTGCCCTTCGCCCGCTGGGGCGACGTATTCGGAGATCAAGTGGTGGCCGCGGCGATGATCGACCGCATCGTGCACCACGCCGACGTCCTGACCCTCAAAGGCTCCAGCTACCGGCTCAAGGACACCGGAATCGACACCCTGCCCTCCGCCAGAGCCGACAACACGGCACAATAG
- a CDS encoding helix-turn-helix domain-containing protein codes for MAYFSPSLLAYFSTVVNIRQLLVNRILKGGRKPAHVAAELGVSRQCAYRWVRRFLDEGPAGPRDRSSRPQRRGPRPRRRL; via the coding sequence GTGGCCTACTTTTCACCGTCGCTTCTGGCGTACTTTTCGACCGTCGTCAACATTCGGCAACTGTTGGTTAATCGGATCCTCAAGGGCGGTCGCAAGCCGGCTCACGTTGCCGCCGAACTCGGGGTGTCGCGGCAATGCGCCTATCGGTGGGTGCGCCGGTTCCTCGACGAAGGTCCGGCCGGACCGCGTGACCGCTCCTCACGGCCGCAGCGAAGAGGTCCGCGGCCGCGGCGTCGGCTATGA
- a CDS encoding O-antigen ligase family protein has translation MQKSLRIPVRELLILLSVAAIWFPSVQLPLGPVRLNFTELCLAALAPIVLVARTHRLQVSKGTLLSLLAFLWLATLSIIQLMYVEDVRASLRMALWFVLCFVFILTVVGAPDRPRLIARSVYTFIIAGSISMLISNLDYFASILGGRTILEIGNRSAGFFQHPNQYAIWIGSFLPVVLLVVKRLSVLVLLASNALVALLLTGSKFNIFLAALLLCLCIAVRMRSGLRASVLSIFAVGVSLAFFSSILDFLFRAMEAVNPKYSAAFRAVIETPTESQTFLARMSLWREAMDYGLDNPVTGIGGGQAYLVLQRGIPHAHNLEMHYFMTYGLLGLSGLLVIFLVTFVYGLKGKTHQNYEYRLKYALLISIGAIFISNQSSDSLAGQQILLLGILVGFVLSAAEVRLDASRADKLPSTSEPMVEMDHPLTMRS, from the coding sequence ATGCAAAAGTCTTTGCGAATTCCAGTTCGCGAACTGCTCATTCTGCTGTCCGTAGCTGCAATTTGGTTCCCGTCGGTCCAGCTTCCGCTAGGGCCTGTTCGACTAAATTTCACTGAACTTTGCTTAGCGGCACTCGCTCCGATTGTCTTGGTCGCGAGAACCCACCGCCTGCAAGTCTCCAAGGGAACGCTCCTCTCGCTACTTGCATTCCTTTGGCTGGCGACGCTATCTATAATTCAACTTATGTACGTCGAGGACGTACGCGCTTCTTTGCGCATGGCTCTTTGGTTCGTTTTGTGCTTTGTGTTTATACTTACCGTCGTTGGAGCGCCCGACAGGCCAAGGCTGATAGCTAGATCTGTATATACGTTTATAATAGCTGGTTCAATTTCGATGTTAATCTCGAATCTCGACTATTTTGCCTCCATTTTAGGCGGAAGGACGATACTCGAGATCGGAAACCGGTCCGCGGGATTCTTCCAGCACCCTAACCAATATGCCATATGGATTGGGAGCTTTCTTCCTGTGGTACTACTGGTCGTAAAGAGACTGTCTGTCCTGGTGCTCCTGGCGTCCAACGCTTTAGTAGCGCTTCTTCTCACAGGTTCAAAGTTCAATATTTTCCTCGCAGCGCTCTTGCTATGTTTGTGTATCGCAGTCCGAATGCGCTCGGGTTTGCGGGCGTCAGTACTCAGCATCTTCGCCGTCGGAGTCTCCCTGGCTTTCTTTTCGTCCATTCTAGACTTCTTATTCCGGGCAATGGAAGCAGTCAACCCGAAGTATTCAGCGGCTTTTCGCGCGGTGATAGAAACTCCGACCGAGTCGCAAACATTTCTTGCCCGAATGAGTTTATGGCGCGAAGCGATGGACTATGGATTGGATAATCCTGTAACCGGGATCGGCGGTGGACAGGCGTATCTAGTACTGCAACGGGGGATTCCCCACGCACATAACCTGGAAATGCACTATTTTATGACATACGGCCTGCTCGGCTTGAGCGGTCTGCTCGTGATATTTCTCGTAACCTTCGTGTACGGTCTCAAGGGTAAGACGCATCAGAACTATGAGTACCGCTTAAAGTATGCGCTCCTAATTTCGATCGGGGCGATATTCATCTCAAACCAATCAAGCGACTCGCTGGCTGGACAGCAGATCCTCTTGCTGGGTATTTTGGTGGGCTTTGTGTTATCCGCGGCTGAGGTCAGACTTGACGCTTCGCGTGCGGATAAGCTCCCATCAACATCTGAACCAATGGTCGAGATGGACCACCCTTTGACCATGCGGTCGTGA